Proteins found in one Crassostrea angulata isolate pt1a10 chromosome 3, ASM2561291v2, whole genome shotgun sequence genomic segment:
- the LOC128176770 gene encoding uncharacterized protein LOC128176770, translating into MQKDLALAHSSYARVAGIQSEVNKVTVTRVAGSEVQYQKQMNLQRKDMEIMVRNIRKEQKKLRKSIVRYSRKLHEGRRDRAKREVEDQIRDKNSKNNMRRISEIYNMQFPQNSQTPPEENKLTISENLSCTNQEEEEDTKENVNDQQNKENVGERDEALEGDTEDGGLTLPPISAPAPSGRKSSVYAEEDNLVREPRTLPEITLNPELETRIGPKRTLRAKKQGVSYSDLIKLQHSTSSKKLFSLVNILAQKHGGKNRNIEQNDASRPTQLYNSLPAEKFNHTGSISEVSTLKTDRHKLNFDSLESTTDGKIMHPTPKNHEKSKQSSARVKSPRSGYLPIIPRQPVEESLEFRKMTKKRGPISWTDAIALIKGVHTLID; encoded by the exons ATGCAGAag GACTTGGCGCTTGCACATTCATCTTACGCTCGAGTTGCGGGAATCCAAAGCGAGGTCAACAAGGTTACGGTGACCCGTGTAGCCGGAAGTGAGGTTCAGTACCAAAAACAGATGAACCTACAGCGGAAGGACATGGAAATTATGGTCCGAAACATTcgtaaagaacaaaaaaaattgcgAAAGTCAATTGTGAGGTACTCAAGAAAACTCCACGAGGGGAGGCGAGACCGAGCAAAGAGAGAAGTAGAGGACCAAATCAGAGACAAAAACAGCAAGAACAATATGCGGAGGATCTCCGAGATATATAACATGCAGTTCCCACAGAATAGTCAGACTCCTCCCGAAGAAAATAAACTCACTATATCAGAGAATCTTTCTTGCACTAaccaagaagaagaagaagacacGAAAGAAAATGTGAACGATCAACAGAATAAGGAGAATGTTGGGGAGAGAGATGAGGCGCTTGAAGGGGACACGGAGGATGGGGGACTCACACTTCCCCCCATCAGTGCCCCCGCTCCGTCAGGAAGAAAGTCAAGCGTCTACGCCGAAGAAGACAATCTAGTGAGGGAACCAAGAACGTTACCGGAAATCACGCTGAATCCCGAACTAGAGACTAGGATTGGTCCCAAACGGACGCTAAGAGCGAAGAAACAGGGCGTGTCCTACTCTGACTTAATTAAACTACAGCACTCCACAAGCTCCAAGAAACTGTTTAGTTTGGTCAATATACTGGCACAGAAGCATGGCGGGAAAAACAGAAACATTGAACAAAACGATGCGAGTAGACCTACGCAACTTTATAATTCACTTCCGGCAGAGAAATTTAACCATACCGGAAGTATATCAGAGGTTTCCACActaaagacagacagacataaaTTGAACTTTGATTCACTGGAATCGACGACAGACGGTAAAATTATGCACCCTACGCCGAAAAATCACGAGAAATCCAAACAAAGCTCTGCCCGAGTGAAATCTCCTAGGTCGGGCTATTTGCCGATTATACCACGACAACCTGTGGAAGAAAGTCTTGAATTTCGCAAAATGACAAAAAAGCGTGGTCCGATATCCTGGACAGATGCGATTGCTTTGATCAAAGGCGTACACACGTTAATTGATTGA
- the LOC128175037 gene encoding uncharacterized protein LOC128175037 isoform X4: protein MHKEMVLAHSSYARAAGIQSEINKVTVTRVAGSEVEYQRQMNLHRKNMEFVVRNIKKEQNKLRKSIAKYSTKLREGRRDREKREQDEKIRDQRSSDNMKHVSTIFVVRDKPVLPNIRKSELEPDNISPDSGIGGSDDGKAQDTEEKKQRTEEGSQKTVKERTDLHLPSLGAPLPSIMEDNEQNEDDELERRENLSQDMTLPEISLNRELETKLESHLRTIKPKKQGVSFSDLIKLQHSTNTKKLFNLVNILAQKHGLKDIEDKHEKENRNSSILRGSTEESMSLKAASVLYPMKYGYDSGTESEISIPMLEGERLSMFDGQENNVDVSSANNSHRVDTASPEKLDSPLSPLRSRDPTVLSPSGRSRRRNKSLPMLMDEAQSLKFMSSLGVSDEPKRGLSSVKSPKSRVLPPIPKQKSEDTYLTRSQRSNSISWTAAFGLLKGVHSLLEQ, encoded by the exons ATGCATAAG GAAATGGTTCTCGCCCATTCCTCATATGCACGTGCAGCGGGAATACAAAGCGAAATTAACAAAGTCACGGTTACACGTGTGGCCGGGAGTGAGGTGGAATACCAACGACAAATGAACTTACATCGAAAAAACATGGAGTTTGTggtaagaaatataaaaaaggaaCAGAACAAACTACGAAAATCCATAGCTAAATATTCCACGAAGCTTCGAGAGGGCAGACGTGACCGAGAAAAGAGAGAACAGGACGAAAAAATCAGAGACCAGAGGAGTTCCGATAACATGAAACATGTGTCCACCATCTTTGTTGTGCGGGATAAACCGGTGTTACCAAATATCCGGAAGAGTGAGCTCGAGCCCGACAACATTTCTCCTGACAGCGGGATAGGCGGCAGCGACGATGGAAAGGCGCAAGACACGGAGGAAAAGAAACAACGCACAGAGGAGGGGTCTCAGAAAACAGTGAAAGAAAGAACCGACCTACATTTGCCTTCCCTTGGTGCTCCGCTACCTTCCATCATGGAAGACAATGAACAAAACGAGGATGATGAGTTGGAAAGGCGTGAAAACCTCAGCCAGGATATGACGCTTCCCGAAATATCTCTAAACAGAGAGCTTGAGACAAAATTAGAAAGCCATCTTAGAACAATTAAACCCAAAAAACAAGGGGTGTCTTTCTCCGATCTGATTAAGCTGCAACACTCCACAAACACGAAGAAACTGTTTAACCTAGTGAATATTCTGGCTCAGAAACACGGACTAAAGGATATCGAGGATAAACATGAGAAGGAGAACAGGAACTCTAGCATTCTCAGGGGAAGCACTGAAGAATCAATGTCACTTAAAGCGGCGTCCGTCTTGTACCCGATGAAATATGGATACGATTCCGGAACAGAGTCTGAGATCTCGATCCCGATGCTTGAAGGTGAGCGACTGTCTATGTTTGACGGACAGGAAAACAATGTGGATGTTTCTAGTGCAAACAACAGCCATAGGGTAGACACCGCTTCTCCTGAGAAGCTGGATTCTCCCCTGTCACCGTTGCGATCACGTGATCCCACAGTGTTGTCACCGTCAGGGAGGAGCAGAAGGCGGAACAAAAGCCTCCCCATGCTGATGGACGAAGCCCAGAGTCTAAAGTTCATGAGCAGCCTCGGTGTATCCGATGAACCAAAACGAGGCCTGTCTTCCGTCAAGTCTCCCAAATCCAGAGTCCTACCTCCGATCCCGAAGCAGAAGTCCGAGGACACTTATCTAACGCGATCCCAGAGAAGTAACTCAATTTCCTGGACTGCGGCATTTGGTTTGTTGAAGGGAGTCCATAGTCTGCTGGAGCAGTGA
- the LOC128175037 gene encoding uncharacterized protein LOC128175037 isoform X3: protein MDRDKEMVLAHSSYARAAGIQSEINKVTVTRVAGSEVEYQRQMNLHRKNMEFVVRNIKKEQNKLRKSIAKYSTKLREGRRDREKREQDEKIRDQRSSDNMKHVSTIFVVRDKPVLPNIRKSELEPDNISPDSGIGGSDDGKAQDTEEKKQRTEEGSQKTVKERTDLHLPSLGAPLPSIMEDNEQNEDDELERRENLSQDMTLPEISLNRELETKLESHLRTIKPKKQGVSFSDLIKLQHSTNTKKLFNLVNILAQKHGLKDIEDKHEKENRNSSILRGSTEESMSLKAASVLYPMKYGYDSGTESEISIPMLEGERLSMFDGQENNVDVSSANNSHRVDTASPEKLDSPLSPLRSRDPTVLSPSGRSRRRNKSLPMLMDEAQSLKFMSSLGVSDEPKRGLSSVKSPKSRVLPPIPKQKSEDTYLTRSQRSNSISWTAAFGLLKGVHSLLEQ from the exons ATGGACAGAGATAAG GAAATGGTTCTCGCCCATTCCTCATATGCACGTGCAGCGGGAATACAAAGCGAAATTAACAAAGTCACGGTTACACGTGTGGCCGGGAGTGAGGTGGAATACCAACGACAAATGAACTTACATCGAAAAAACATGGAGTTTGTggtaagaaatataaaaaaggaaCAGAACAAACTACGAAAATCCATAGCTAAATATTCCACGAAGCTTCGAGAGGGCAGACGTGACCGAGAAAAGAGAGAACAGGACGAAAAAATCAGAGACCAGAGGAGTTCCGATAACATGAAACATGTGTCCACCATCTTTGTTGTGCGGGATAAACCGGTGTTACCAAATATCCGGAAGAGTGAGCTCGAGCCCGACAACATTTCTCCTGACAGCGGGATAGGCGGCAGCGACGATGGAAAGGCGCAAGACACGGAGGAAAAGAAACAACGCACAGAGGAGGGGTCTCAGAAAACAGTGAAAGAAAGAACCGACCTACATTTGCCTTCCCTTGGTGCTCCGCTACCTTCCATCATGGAAGACAATGAACAAAACGAGGATGATGAGTTGGAAAGGCGTGAAAACCTCAGCCAGGATATGACGCTTCCCGAAATATCTCTAAACAGAGAGCTTGAGACAAAATTAGAAAGCCATCTTAGAACAATTAAACCCAAAAAACAAGGGGTGTCTTTCTCCGATCTGATTAAGCTGCAACACTCCACAAACACGAAGAAACTGTTTAACCTAGTGAATATTCTGGCTCAGAAACACGGACTAAAGGATATCGAGGATAAACATGAGAAGGAGAACAGGAACTCTAGCATTCTCAGGGGAAGCACTGAAGAATCAATGTCACTTAAAGCGGCGTCCGTCTTGTACCCGATGAAATATGGATACGATTCCGGAACAGAGTCTGAGATCTCGATCCCGATGCTTGAAGGTGAGCGACTGTCTATGTTTGACGGACAGGAAAACAATGTGGATGTTTCTAGTGCAAACAACAGCCATAGGGTAGACACCGCTTCTCCTGAGAAGCTGGATTCTCCCCTGTCACCGTTGCGATCACGTGATCCCACAGTGTTGTCACCGTCAGGGAGGAGCAGAAGGCGGAACAAAAGCCTCCCCATGCTGATGGACGAAGCCCAGAGTCTAAAGTTCATGAGCAGCCTCGGTGTATCCGATGAACCAAAACGAGGCCTGTCTTCCGTCAAGTCTCCCAAATCCAGAGTCCTACCTCCGATCCCGAAGCAGAAGTCCGAGGACACTTATCTAACGCGATCCCAGAGAAGTAACTCAATTTCCTGGACTGCGGCATTTGGTTTGTTGAAGGGAGTCCATAGTCTGCTGGAGCAGTGA
- the LOC128175037 gene encoding uncharacterized protein LOC128175037 isoform X2: protein MMSRVRWREQGDQFNYWIRGVLDKEMVLAHSSYARAAGIQSEINKVTVTRVAGSEVEYQRQMNLHRKNMEFVVRNIKKEQNKLRKSIAKYSTKLREGRRDREKREQDEKIRDQRSSDNMKHVSTIFVVRDKPVLPNIRKSELEPDNISPDSGIGGSDDGKAQDTEEKKQRTEEGSQKTVKERTDLHLPSLGAPLPSIMEDNEQNEDDELERRENLSQDMTLPEISLNRELETKLESHLRTIKPKKQGVSFSDLIKLQHSTNTKKLFNLVNILAQKHGLKDIEDKHEKENRNSSILRGSTEESMSLKAASVLYPMKYGYDSGTESEISIPMLEGERLSMFDGQENNVDVSSANNSHRVDTASPEKLDSPLSPLRSRDPTVLSPSGRSRRRNKSLPMLMDEAQSLKFMSSLGVSDEPKRGLSSVKSPKSRVLPPIPKQKSEDTYLTRSQRSNSISWTAAFGLLKGVHSLLEQ, encoded by the exons ATGATGTCAAGAGTTCGCTGGCGAGAGCAGGGGGACCAGTTTAATTACTGGATCCGTGGGGTACTAGACAAG GAAATGGTTCTCGCCCATTCCTCATATGCACGTGCAGCGGGAATACAAAGCGAAATTAACAAAGTCACGGTTACACGTGTGGCCGGGAGTGAGGTGGAATACCAACGACAAATGAACTTACATCGAAAAAACATGGAGTTTGTggtaagaaatataaaaaaggaaCAGAACAAACTACGAAAATCCATAGCTAAATATTCCACGAAGCTTCGAGAGGGCAGACGTGACCGAGAAAAGAGAGAACAGGACGAAAAAATCAGAGACCAGAGGAGTTCCGATAACATGAAACATGTGTCCACCATCTTTGTTGTGCGGGATAAACCGGTGTTACCAAATATCCGGAAGAGTGAGCTCGAGCCCGACAACATTTCTCCTGACAGCGGGATAGGCGGCAGCGACGATGGAAAGGCGCAAGACACGGAGGAAAAGAAACAACGCACAGAGGAGGGGTCTCAGAAAACAGTGAAAGAAAGAACCGACCTACATTTGCCTTCCCTTGGTGCTCCGCTACCTTCCATCATGGAAGACAATGAACAAAACGAGGATGATGAGTTGGAAAGGCGTGAAAACCTCAGCCAGGATATGACGCTTCCCGAAATATCTCTAAACAGAGAGCTTGAGACAAAATTAGAAAGCCATCTTAGAACAATTAAACCCAAAAAACAAGGGGTGTCTTTCTCCGATCTGATTAAGCTGCAACACTCCACAAACACGAAGAAACTGTTTAACCTAGTGAATATTCTGGCTCAGAAACACGGACTAAAGGATATCGAGGATAAACATGAGAAGGAGAACAGGAACTCTAGCATTCTCAGGGGAAGCACTGAAGAATCAATGTCACTTAAAGCGGCGTCCGTCTTGTACCCGATGAAATATGGATACGATTCCGGAACAGAGTCTGAGATCTCGATCCCGATGCTTGAAGGTGAGCGACTGTCTATGTTTGACGGACAGGAAAACAATGTGGATGTTTCTAGTGCAAACAACAGCCATAGGGTAGACACCGCTTCTCCTGAGAAGCTGGATTCTCCCCTGTCACCGTTGCGATCACGTGATCCCACAGTGTTGTCACCGTCAGGGAGGAGCAGAAGGCGGAACAAAAGCCTCCCCATGCTGATGGACGAAGCCCAGAGTCTAAAGTTCATGAGCAGCCTCGGTGTATCCGATGAACCAAAACGAGGCCTGTCTTCCGTCAAGTCTCCCAAATCCAGAGTCCTACCTCCGATCCCGAAGCAGAAGTCCGAGGACACTTATCTAACGCGATCCCAGAGAAGTAACTCAATTTCCTGGACTGCGGCATTTGGTTTGTTGAAGGGAGTCCATAGTCTGCTGGAGCAGTGA
- the LOC128175037 gene encoding uncharacterized protein LOC128175037 isoform X1, translated as MMNFRTKQHTCEFTKLIGKLSHSIMKEMVLAHSSYARAAGIQSEINKVTVTRVAGSEVEYQRQMNLHRKNMEFVVRNIKKEQNKLRKSIAKYSTKLREGRRDREKREQDEKIRDQRSSDNMKHVSTIFVVRDKPVLPNIRKSELEPDNISPDSGIGGSDDGKAQDTEEKKQRTEEGSQKTVKERTDLHLPSLGAPLPSIMEDNEQNEDDELERRENLSQDMTLPEISLNRELETKLESHLRTIKPKKQGVSFSDLIKLQHSTNTKKLFNLVNILAQKHGLKDIEDKHEKENRNSSILRGSTEESMSLKAASVLYPMKYGYDSGTESEISIPMLEGERLSMFDGQENNVDVSSANNSHRVDTASPEKLDSPLSPLRSRDPTVLSPSGRSRRRNKSLPMLMDEAQSLKFMSSLGVSDEPKRGLSSVKSPKSRVLPPIPKQKSEDTYLTRSQRSNSISWTAAFGLLKGVHSLLEQ; from the exons ATGATGAACTTCAGGACTAAACAACACACTTGTGAGTTTACAAAGCTCATCGGGAAACTTAGTCACTCCATCATGAAG GAAATGGTTCTCGCCCATTCCTCATATGCACGTGCAGCGGGAATACAAAGCGAAATTAACAAAGTCACGGTTACACGTGTGGCCGGGAGTGAGGTGGAATACCAACGACAAATGAACTTACATCGAAAAAACATGGAGTTTGTggtaagaaatataaaaaaggaaCAGAACAAACTACGAAAATCCATAGCTAAATATTCCACGAAGCTTCGAGAGGGCAGACGTGACCGAGAAAAGAGAGAACAGGACGAAAAAATCAGAGACCAGAGGAGTTCCGATAACATGAAACATGTGTCCACCATCTTTGTTGTGCGGGATAAACCGGTGTTACCAAATATCCGGAAGAGTGAGCTCGAGCCCGACAACATTTCTCCTGACAGCGGGATAGGCGGCAGCGACGATGGAAAGGCGCAAGACACGGAGGAAAAGAAACAACGCACAGAGGAGGGGTCTCAGAAAACAGTGAAAGAAAGAACCGACCTACATTTGCCTTCCCTTGGTGCTCCGCTACCTTCCATCATGGAAGACAATGAACAAAACGAGGATGATGAGTTGGAAAGGCGTGAAAACCTCAGCCAGGATATGACGCTTCCCGAAATATCTCTAAACAGAGAGCTTGAGACAAAATTAGAAAGCCATCTTAGAACAATTAAACCCAAAAAACAAGGGGTGTCTTTCTCCGATCTGATTAAGCTGCAACACTCCACAAACACGAAGAAACTGTTTAACCTAGTGAATATTCTGGCTCAGAAACACGGACTAAAGGATATCGAGGATAAACATGAGAAGGAGAACAGGAACTCTAGCATTCTCAGGGGAAGCACTGAAGAATCAATGTCACTTAAAGCGGCGTCCGTCTTGTACCCGATGAAATATGGATACGATTCCGGAACAGAGTCTGAGATCTCGATCCCGATGCTTGAAGGTGAGCGACTGTCTATGTTTGACGGACAGGAAAACAATGTGGATGTTTCTAGTGCAAACAACAGCCATAGGGTAGACACCGCTTCTCCTGAGAAGCTGGATTCTCCCCTGTCACCGTTGCGATCACGTGATCCCACAGTGTTGTCACCGTCAGGGAGGAGCAGAAGGCGGAACAAAAGCCTCCCCATGCTGATGGACGAAGCCCAGAGTCTAAAGTTCATGAGCAGCCTCGGTGTATCCGATGAACCAAAACGAGGCCTGTCTTCCGTCAAGTCTCCCAAATCCAGAGTCCTACCTCCGATCCCGAAGCAGAAGTCCGAGGACACTTATCTAACGCGATCCCAGAGAAGTAACTCAATTTCCTGGACTGCGGCATTTGGTTTGTTGAAGGGAGTCCATAGTCTGCTGGAGCAGTGA
- the LOC128175037 gene encoding uncharacterized protein LOC128175037 isoform X5, translating to MVLAHSSYARAAGIQSEINKVTVTRVAGSEVEYQRQMNLHRKNMEFVVRNIKKEQNKLRKSIAKYSTKLREGRRDREKREQDEKIRDQRSSDNMKHVSTIFVVRDKPVLPNIRKSELEPDNISPDSGIGGSDDGKAQDTEEKKQRTEEGSQKTVKERTDLHLPSLGAPLPSIMEDNEQNEDDELERRENLSQDMTLPEISLNRELETKLESHLRTIKPKKQGVSFSDLIKLQHSTNTKKLFNLVNILAQKHGLKDIEDKHEKENRNSSILRGSTEESMSLKAASVLYPMKYGYDSGTESEISIPMLEGERLSMFDGQENNVDVSSANNSHRVDTASPEKLDSPLSPLRSRDPTVLSPSGRSRRRNKSLPMLMDEAQSLKFMSSLGVSDEPKRGLSSVKSPKSRVLPPIPKQKSEDTYLTRSQRSNSISWTAAFGLLKGVHSLLEQ from the coding sequence ATGGTTCTCGCCCATTCCTCATATGCACGTGCAGCGGGAATACAAAGCGAAATTAACAAAGTCACGGTTACACGTGTGGCCGGGAGTGAGGTGGAATACCAACGACAAATGAACTTACATCGAAAAAACATGGAGTTTGTggtaagaaatataaaaaaggaaCAGAACAAACTACGAAAATCCATAGCTAAATATTCCACGAAGCTTCGAGAGGGCAGACGTGACCGAGAAAAGAGAGAACAGGACGAAAAAATCAGAGACCAGAGGAGTTCCGATAACATGAAACATGTGTCCACCATCTTTGTTGTGCGGGATAAACCGGTGTTACCAAATATCCGGAAGAGTGAGCTCGAGCCCGACAACATTTCTCCTGACAGCGGGATAGGCGGCAGCGACGATGGAAAGGCGCAAGACACGGAGGAAAAGAAACAACGCACAGAGGAGGGGTCTCAGAAAACAGTGAAAGAAAGAACCGACCTACATTTGCCTTCCCTTGGTGCTCCGCTACCTTCCATCATGGAAGACAATGAACAAAACGAGGATGATGAGTTGGAAAGGCGTGAAAACCTCAGCCAGGATATGACGCTTCCCGAAATATCTCTAAACAGAGAGCTTGAGACAAAATTAGAAAGCCATCTTAGAACAATTAAACCCAAAAAACAAGGGGTGTCTTTCTCCGATCTGATTAAGCTGCAACACTCCACAAACACGAAGAAACTGTTTAACCTAGTGAATATTCTGGCTCAGAAACACGGACTAAAGGATATCGAGGATAAACATGAGAAGGAGAACAGGAACTCTAGCATTCTCAGGGGAAGCACTGAAGAATCAATGTCACTTAAAGCGGCGTCCGTCTTGTACCCGATGAAATATGGATACGATTCCGGAACAGAGTCTGAGATCTCGATCCCGATGCTTGAAGGTGAGCGACTGTCTATGTTTGACGGACAGGAAAACAATGTGGATGTTTCTAGTGCAAACAACAGCCATAGGGTAGACACCGCTTCTCCTGAGAAGCTGGATTCTCCCCTGTCACCGTTGCGATCACGTGATCCCACAGTGTTGTCACCGTCAGGGAGGAGCAGAAGGCGGAACAAAAGCCTCCCCATGCTGATGGACGAAGCCCAGAGTCTAAAGTTCATGAGCAGCCTCGGTGTATCCGATGAACCAAAACGAGGCCTGTCTTCCGTCAAGTCTCCCAAATCCAGAGTCCTACCTCCGATCCCGAAGCAGAAGTCCGAGGACACTTATCTAACGCGATCCCAGAGAAGTAACTCAATTTCCTGGACTGCGGCATTTGGTTTGTTGAAGGGAGTCCATAGTCTGCTGGAGCAGTGA